The genomic DNA ATCAAATGAATGTCACCCCAAGTGGTATGAATAAATTCAGATCTTATCTGAATCtaagaatatttttatcaaactGTCCAGACGGAATCTTCCAGAAGACAGACAGATACCTCCAAGGCCGGAAAAACGGTGCGTTGAAAGACTGATGTTATTCCACACTGGACCATGAttcatttaaattgaaattaattCTGATGTTTCCTTCATAGGGGATCAATATGGAGTCGGTTATCCAGGTAATAACACCCTAGATACCCAGATGTTTTAACCTTCTGTTAAAGCAGTTTTGACTCATGCTATGTACTGTTTTCAGGAGAGCAGCTGGAGATCGAGATGGTTGGCAAAACTCAAGGTGGACTTCATCTATTTCTACCCAAAGTCAATAAACAACTCTCAATGCTAACGTTTCTTTTTACGTATTTAATTTACTGTGTTTTTGCATGAGGTCTTTTGGATTCTGAAACTgctttgttaattaaaaattaattgttCACTGATATAAAATGCCTTTTTCTTTGCAGACAAACAACTGATGTCACTGTGAGCTATATGTGAGTTTTCCTGATTTGTTTTACAACCAAAAATTACGCAAAATANNNNNNNNNNNNNNNNNNNNNNNNNNNNNNNNNNNNNNNNNNNNNNNNNNNNNNNNNNNNNNNNNNNNNNNNNNNNNNNNNNNNNNNNNNNNNNNNNNNNNNNNNNNNNNNNNNNNNNNNNNNNNNNNNNNNNNNNNNNNNNNNNNNNNNNNNNNNNNNNNNNNNNNNNNNNNNNNNNNNNNNNNNNNNNNNNNNNNNNNNNNNNNNNNNNNNNNNNNNNNNNNNNNNNNNNNNNNNNNNNNNNNNNNNNNNNNNNNNNNNNNNNNNNNNNNNNNNNNNNNNNNNNNNNNNNNNNNNNNNNNNNNNNNNNNNNNNNNNNNNNNNNNNNNNNNNNNNNNNNNNNNNNNNNNNNNNNNNNNNNNNNNNNNNNNNNNNNNNNNNNNNNNNNNNNNNNNNNNNNNNNNNNNNNNNNNNNNNNNNNNNNNNNNNNNNNNNNNNNNNNNNNNNNNNNNNNNNNNNNNNNNNNNNNNNNNNNNNNNNNNNNNNNNNNNNNNNNNNNNNNNNNNNNNNNNNNNNNNNNNNNNNNNNNNNNNNNNNNNNNNNNNNNNNNNNNNNNNNNNNNNNNNNNNNNNNNNNNNNNNNNNNNNNNNNNNNNNNNNNNNNNNNNNNNNNNNNNNNNNNNNNNNNNNNNNNNNNNNNNNNNNNNNNNNNNNNNNNNNNNNNNNNNNNNNNNNNNNNNNNNNNNNNNNNNNNNNNNNNNNNNNNNNNNNNNNNNNNNNNNNNNNNNNNNNNNNNNNNNNNNNNNNNNNNNNNNNNNNNNNNNNNNNNNNNNNNNNNNNNNNNNNNNNNNNNNNNNNNNNNNNNNNNNNNNNNNNNNNNNNNNNNNNNNNNNNNNNNNNNNNNNNNNNNNNNNNNNGAAAGACCCAGAtctagtttgatgttttttttaaatcaacacaaaacgATTTTTGAGTACAATATAATTTGATGCAATAATGTGTTGCaataaaaattaagactttttaataACACGTTAGATaaagtgctgcaaaacactcaatataatgttgataaAGATAGTTAGTatgtttgtttagctttttattaatatggcctttgCAGACAATAGTCttactttagatgttaataatCCTTTTAAAGTATGTTAttaaaccttatttggcttattgtgctaatatatgtcttactaacaccctatgaatgcattaataatgtttgttaatgtctTAATAAAGCCTGTTAGAGAATCTTTTTATAAAGTGTTATTGACTTTTCCTCTGACATTGTGACGGTGACTTGTTTATTGTACCTGATCTTGAATTCAACAAAGGAATATTATTTTCAAAGAGCATTTTCAACAGGAAGTAAACAGAAAAGTATTATAAACAAGTGGTGAGCTTTTCTTTGAACTGACATTGTACTGTGCAATCCTTAACCCTTTCACTCCTGCTTACTTCCTCATGGCCTCAATCACAGCTGTACAAGCCATCCttttaaggaaaatataaatatttcaattattcCAGCCTAAAAGTATGTAAAACTTGTGTTTGCAATGTATGTgcaaatttttgattttgttttataagaaaataaagtttatcacTCAGCAAGTCAATGTTTCAATCCCAAAACTCTTCAAACTCTTTGCTCCTCCCACAGGAACAGTGTACCATGATGTTGCTGCCTCATGTCCTATTTTAGTGTATTGATATAAGTGTACAAGTGTTCCATCTTTAGTGACTCAATTAGCAGTTTATCGTGAGCTTCCACCTATACAATCTGACAGACTTTATTTACACACTCCATTTGTGAACAGACCTTTGCATAGCCTGTCTTGATGAGTGGAAGTTCAGACTATGAAAACGTGTCAGGACAAGTTGTGCATGAATTTCGCTAAGAAAGAATTGTGACAGTTTCGTAAAAGTGAAAGTTGTATGAAGGAGTGTTTAAACCTTTGAGCacaatcacaaaggaattttaAAAAGAGCCCATGTAAACATGTCAAGATGaacataatattaaaattaaaaaatatctttatatatTATGTGTTATGTGTAGCCAACTACACCACAAAATACCTCTTAAATTCCCAACCTTCACATGAAGCTCATGTAAGAACACAAAAAAGTCTATTCTTATATGCTGCTGCAGATTGCAATATTAAAACCTgcttaaggtaaaaaaaatgtgtgaccTTGCTTCTCTTAATCTTATCTGAACACAACATCTTTGGTTCCtttttatctgaaaaagaaACTGCAGCTGACATTGTCGAGTGTTAGCTTTCATTTCACTGCAAGTGACAACCAtcagttttgtttctggtgAACTATTTAAATTCTCCTCTATCTCAGTTGACTATATATGGAGAAGGGTGTATCTGCAGCCaggaaatgattattttatgtgTAAACGCAAACGACTCATTGCTACCTTAAATTTCAGCAGAAGCTAATGATTTACCTGAATGTACAATATTTAACTTCAGTTAACATCCCTTAAACAATGAAGTGCTTTCGTTTGCAAGAGGAAACACTTCAAAACCACAGGCTGCTTAAAGACAGTTTATGGTGACTTCAGGTTTTCGCAATAGCTTTACAACAACCTGATGATTGAAATGAAATGTATGAAATAACCGTTGGAAATGACGTGATAAAGTAGGGTTCCTACAAATTACTTGAtgttaaatttaagacatttttaagacatttttaaggccatgcatgtcaaaaattaagacaattttCTTAGTCTATTTCCCATTGTAttcattattttccattttattaatttattcccattttttgaccaaaactgcagcttcttgtcttgttgtttgtggtctgtgTCAGGATGCTTAGAGCAGCGATGGGTATTCAGTGTTTTAATACATAACTAGCTTTCCCAATGTTTAGTTGCATCATATGATCAAAATAAtcttgtctaaaaaaaaattgtttttgacgTGGAATGTGAAACAGAGAAGCTGTAAGCAGCACAATTTTAAAGCTCAGACGtaaaaattcaagacttttaaaGGTATTATTTCTCACTTCATAAATTCaatgctttgacattttttaagaccCTGCGGGGGACCCTGTAAAGTTACTTATTTATTAgatctatttttcatttgtttatgtcatgaatatgcaacattttttttactattttataaataaacagaagcagaaaaaaagaaaaaaaaactgttatctgCCCCTGTCATTTAACTCTTACTGTAAATGAAAAGCTTAAGTAATAAAAAGTCATCTTAACCAAAGAAGTAGCATTCCagcatttgaagaaaaaataataataataattgtttgcaatggaacaaatgcaaaaaattagGCAGttctaaaatttttttttaacatacaaaTCAGGATTTGTATCAGAAcgttttgagaaaataaaggcCCACAACAAGGATTCACTCCAGAGAAAGAATCGAAGTGCTTATCACTACTAATTACTCGTCTCTGTTCTTTTATCTggtctttgttcagtttttttgtaattatctTGTGTTCTTAGCCtgttggtttgaaaaaaaaccaTGAGCTCAGATTCTGTTCTGATCCATCTCTGACTTTGCCTGTATTTTGACCACACTGCTTGAGTTTCAAGTaactttttcaaagtttatttttccagctttttccgCTTGTAAAGAAATCCTGCTAATGAGTTGACAGTAATCATAAAGATTTCTGTAATTCATTAAATGTTTCGTCATAATTTAACAATACGAATAGGTGCTCAGTATTGCAGAACGCCCCCCGCCCCCCCTGGAAAGGATACATAAAGGGCCTCAACAGAGAGAAGTGAAACTCAACCTGTACCACTGTACCGTTAGAGACCAGCATGTATCGCTTTGCTCTAATTCTTGGCATTTGGCTTCTGCCCaaaggtaatttttttcttctttcatttttttctgttttattgttttaaactttatattgaGAGGTAAAGCAAACATTGATCCCATCCTTAAATTGGTTTAAATTGTATaactatttcagatttttttttccaaattgcatgttttttaatttacattcaaGCTTTTTGTCTTCACTTGCTGCATATCGCTTTGGAGGGTTGTTGTGggtttgattcattttcttaGAATAAATGTctaattagttatttatttttgtggatatttatttatgtatttatttgttgattttaggTGACACTCTGAAGTGTTATGAATGCATGCCAGACGCTTCAGGGAACTGccttcaaacagaaaaacaatgcCTTTCACAGAGTTATCAATGTGGAGCATCCAGGGTCGTTTCCTATGCAGGTACAGCATTAAATCATTCTTAGTGCTTGCTTGTTATGTGTATAGATCACATGTTTTAACAGCTCCTGTTTGCCTGAAGGtggttcaaaacttttggatttGCAAGTGAAGGCTTGTGGTCCACCTGAAGAATGTGGTGAAGCTTCAATCAATTTTGGGTTGTCCAAAACCTCGGTTAACACCAAATGCTGCAACTCTGACCTCTGCAACTCTATGTCTGCTCCTGGTAAAACACATTCTGtccattctgatgtattcaATTATCTTAAAGTCATTTGTTGTCACAGttttatacatatttacattaaatacaAGATGTTTATTAAGTGGATAAACTCTGGAccaagatgtaaaaaaaaaatagaaaaacttgcTTTTTCATCAAAATTGAAAATATCCACAAAAACAGATATACTACAGAACTAAAGTTTAATACTTGCCAGTGattgttaaaattgttatttacaGATTTGCtgaattgtttaattttaaatgtcacgattaaatgttttaaatgagtAAAAGGCAGAAGTAAGTTCAGACATGGAGGGAATAGAAAacacttcacaaaaaaaagatgaatctgGTCTAGAATACAAATTTCTATTCCATGAGGGATTTTCTGACAGaacaaaa from Oryzias melastigma strain HK-1 linkage group LG16, ASM292280v2, whole genome shotgun sequence includes the following:
- the LOC112144018 gene encoding urokinase plasminogen activator surface receptor; its protein translation is MYRFALILGIWLLPKGDTLKCYECMPDASGNCLQTEKQCLSQSYQCGASRVVSYAGGSKLLDLQVKACGPPEECGEASINFGLSKTSVNTKCCNSDLCNSMSAPEPSKTAPNGGMCYTCDGSTCEKTLACEGNEDHCITATASAGGTTVTLKGCASKIICSSKNYVSQLSGAKISCCKGNLCNSAVTASAGLQLVVVALVSVALFS